GGCTTTTGGATGACCCTTCCCATCCACACATTCAACTCCttcagttccttttttttttttttttttttcacccctcATTCTGTGacaatttattttgaaacttgGCACTAATCAACCTGTAACTGTCCACTGCTTTGCAACACCTCCCTAAAAATAGTCCCCACTAATCCTCAGGTCCCCTCTGAGAAGTACGGCACATTACCAGGGATTGACTGACAGATCAGCTGCACAAAATGGCAGAAatcttatcattattattaatggaAAAAATATAGAGATTTTTAAAATGGGGACATTTCAGTTTGTGTCCTCTTTTGACACACTGCAGTAATAAAGTTTAAAGCCTGAAAACAGAGAAGTCAAATGTGCAGTCCATGCTGCGGTGCTGCACCCTCTTGTGGGGTCGATGAATacagcttttagcagcagaCTCATTTGGACAACTTTAGGAACAACAAAGTGAACTAATGAGGAGATGTGGTTGAAGTTAACATCCTGCTCATGCAAGTCAACTGTCTTGCAGATTAAAGCTGTGTCGTATACGAGCTAAAGATGTGTGTTATTTGACacgttttaaaaaaagtttgaagCAGTGACgcagctgtaactgcaaaaaCTGTTGCTTTAAGAAAGTTTGCGAGCATTAGCTTGACTTAAGAGGCAATTTGTAGCAATAATGAAACCGTAAGAAAAGCAGTTCCCAAAAAAACGTCGGTGTTTTATcaaacagtttgaaaaaaatagatatttttttaCTTGCATTAAATCTTGATCAGCTACTCCTTAATCATGAATCAGAGAGTTTTCCGTCTTTGGCTTTCGGTTTCATTTTGGTGACAGTTTGGCTGTATTTACCATAGTGATTTCATCTTATGTAGCCCACTGGGGGTCTCTGTTACAGTTTCAAGTTGAAAATCTAATCCCTCATTCTACCAAGGTTAGAACATAGTCACATAATTTATATGCTCAGCGTGGCATGTTTTCACGTGTGGTAGAAGGAGGCataaattgtgtttgtgtgcacttcAGCTGCCTACAGGGCTGCAAACACAGCGTGCCAGATCTCCCACAGGCCTGCAGAATATAGTGAAAGAGGGCCAGCAGATAGAGTGGCATGTACCCCCTGTTGAGATTTTGTAAAAGGAGACCCAAAGAGAAATGGACAGCTGAACCAACTTGCATGCCTAGCACATTAGCTGCACAGACTGTAAGGCTTGTGGTCCCGCTTAGATGTCGGTTTTCCTTTGCTTAGCATGTGCTCTCTTTTTACTTTCAGTAACAGTGGGCCACTGTTGAGCGTCTGAAGTAAACAAAGCAAATGAAAGTAGAAAACTATTCAACTGATAACAAATGAACTATTTCTTAAGTGTACTAATCTGAATCAGGCTAAGAATAATCTCACAATGCATCAAATCCTTAAACGGTTGGGACATAAGGACGATTAGAACAGAGACTGGACCACTTGTCTTTAATAAGACTTGAGATATTCCCACTGGCCTTACATCGCACATCAAAATATATCTATAGCATATACACGCGCCAGAAtttcaaatgagaaaaaaaaaagtcatgcttGCACATGTGGGGGAGGGAAACGGCTTCAATTGTTAAATAGTGGAGGAGATCTCCGTTTACAGACATTTGACCTTTGATGACTTACAGTTTCTTAATTGTAAAGGTTGCAGATTTATTATTACATCCAGTTATGCATACAATCAATCATAGCTGAGGTTTAGACATGAACCAACAGTATGTTTACACAAAGTAACAAGCCATTCTTTGTGACGTTTAATTTCAGATCTTCTGATTTCTCAGTCTACCTTTTTCAAAAACCGGTACAGGTAGTTTTGTACAAACCAGGATGTACAGTATCTGGGTTTTATTCATATCTACTCATGATAGAGTAGCATGAAATGACTCCCTTTCAAACAGCTTTAATCCACTGATCCAACCTTCCTTTTCCCGATACGTAAAGTTCATTTACATTATACACAAAGTTGTACCcagtcttaatttttttcttttagttaaaTAACTaaagagcaaagaaaacagTTCTTTTTCCGTATACTGTAATCATTACTCAGCTGTACTATAATGTACAAAGGATGATACTGTTGAGTAGCAAGGTGCATGGAATCGGTGCTGCAAAGAGTTTGATGAACGATAGCAACGGTGCCGTATGCGGCAACACCTTTCATCCTGTTCTGTCAGTTGTGTTGTCGTCATCTTCTTCTGTGACCCACTTTATCTTCGGAGGGAAgtatgcttgcttttttttgattGGCACAGGTCACAGGGCTCGCAATGCGAGCTTTGGCAGGACTAGGAAAGGTCAGTGGCCTAAGGCAACAAGCACTTCAGCGCTGGAATATGTCACAGGACCTCTGTGAATGAGGCAGAGAGAAAAGTGTTAAAGGCCAGATGGAGCAGCAGTCATACAAGCTTAATGAACATGCTAACAGACAAATTAAACTATATATTCAACCTTGTTGAAGTGCGTAATGGCAAGGTCTGCAAACCTCCAACCTGGTGACAATGATAAATGCAAAAGGATGCAAAACATGTTGCAATTGGAAGGCCTATAAACCTTTATTGTCGTCTTTACATGCAGCAAACAGAAAGCTCGCATGACTCAAAGAAATGAGATGGGAATGTTACTGTTAACAGCGGCTACCATATAAAAACTCGATCTGACTGACAATGCCACATGTGGGACCGATGAGGGCCATATCCTCAACAAGTATGAACATTCAAATAAACCCTGGAAGCATGCCTCAAAATAAACCGGTCTCCTGAGAAACTGCTGTGTAAAATTAAATCAGTCTGACATACTAAAAGTCATCTCACATATCCAGATTTACAAGAGTGCATATAAGAAGTGAGAATGTTCCCTTTTTAATTACACACTTACCAGAAGTATGcagtagttaaaaaaaaggtaGTGAAATATTCATTAAAGTAGGGGCAAACAGAGGTAATCGTTCTTTTTGGTTTACATAGTATTTCTGATCGCTGGCTTGCTTTCAGGATAACAGGTGAAAGTTAGGATCTAGCAGCAACGGGGAGGACAGGGTGCTGCTGACGTTGCTGCTGGGAAGAGGATGAATGAGGAGTCATATGAAGCTTAATTACTCCAGAGTCCAGTTTCTAACCCCTGGCAGTGAAGCACTTGTGGATAGGGTCTCATCACCTCTGTCATTCTTGGAATTCCTCACTGGGTCCCGGTCCAAGTCAGTGAGACACTTTGAATAAAAGCTGTCAACAGTATAAAGATACCCTCCTTCTCAGCACCCTTCCCAACACTATTTCTTTTATATCCCGTCTCCACCCCCTTGTGAGTGTAGGTATTCTCTCCATGCCACACCTTCCTCTCCTCAGGGGGGACTCGCTTTCACCGGGGTGATGACTTGCACCTTATATTAAGTACACATTCAGGTTCTCTTGCTCCGTGCCAAGGACAATAACCCCATTTATGGTACCTTGTACAGCAGTTTTCAAATTGGGTGATGGGAACTAGGTCGATGCAGATGAATCATGCCTGAATCTGCATAATTTTCATTGGAGATATATTTAGATTTAGTTTTTACCTCTGTCAATAAAACCTcatcttttattttacaatCCTGAACTCTAGCCTGAACGAGGACTTAAAAAGTTAACTAGAAGGAGAGAAGTGGACTCTCATTACAAAGCACAGCCAGACCTTTTCAGCATGGGTCAGCCAGTTGTGGAAAACACTCCATCAATATCTCATTTCAACAGTGGTGGAACGATTGCTATTATAGCTTTTTCCCCTGCATCATTTCatctattctatttatattttcatgaaTCATTTCAGATTGTGTTAAGTAAATTGTCTTTTCCATGTTTGTGTTACAAATGTTTGCGCTGTTGTCACTTGTGTATATTAAAGCAGTTTGTAATTCTGTACCCGCAGCATGCTGAGGCTTCATTGGGCCTGCCTTTTTCATGAATGACTCCTCGCTTTCAAAAGAAAGGATGGGCTCTGTGGGCATGCTGGTCTCAGACTTGTCCAAGGCTCCGTTAGTGGAGTTGCCGTGATTTGTGAGATGGATGATGTCTTCCAAGTGGACAGTGTCTTCTTTTGTCGAAAGACCGTTTTCAAGCTTCGTAGCCTGGACCCCATTAACTGCTTGGATTGAGAGGCTGTTGGAGAGGAAGACATAAATCACGGTATGGTTCTAGTCAGGATGGGTCCGAATGACTCATAAAACAAATGAGTCATCCCACCACAATAggaggattcttttttttttttttaaatggtcccAAGAAGCATGATCAAATGCAAAgagtaaacatttttaaataccaAATCATTCTCCCACTGTTATAACTGTTTACTGTTGGCCAGAATCATGGGGcttcttgtgttttctcttgAGGTTTACAGCAACGTGAACCTCCTGCTGATTTGATTCGTTGTCAACTCCCAGCTTGGTCTCCTGGCACAAGTTTTGTGCTGTTCATGGTGGTCTTGCATCAATGTGCACACAAAGAAGAAACGAAAGAAGCTTTAGTTTTACCTTTCCTTGACATCGGCCTGTccgttttctgttttgttgttgggaATGCCGACCTCAGGCGTTGGCTGGTAGTCAGCAGATGCTAGAGAGAACAAAGCAATACAGTCATTAAGTGTGACCACAGAGATAAAACATCCCACCCCACACCGTGTGTTAACCCTGAGATGTGTCAGGCTAACctcaacacacacacgtgtgcatCCTCTTTTTACTCTCTTAAGGAGAATCAGCACTTTTGGTGCTTTTCAACTGTTGGTGATAGTACCCACATTTTTTCTGCGTCGCAGTAACAGGAGACTAGTGTATCTGTTAGTAGTTATTTTTTATCGTCTTATTAGCTCCTATTACTGAGCTGGTACTTTCCTGGTATAGGAGGATATCTGATTAACGTAGGTGTACTGCATTTGATTAAACACATGCATGCTGCAGCTGCAACcaccattaaaataaataaacattagcACTGTCAAACTAACTGTTAgaaccaaacacagaaaaaagaactaacattgAAGACCAGGCTTTATCTAGCCTACATGACTCTCTACAGAATAATATATTTGCAAGCAATCCTGATCTTGCTGCTAAATATCCAAAACACTGTAAAGCAACATAGAGAAAATGATCAGGCTGGACCATAATGCTAAgtaaataaaagacatttttattttcttttgacatTGCACACCAGCTGCTAACTTCAGAGTCTTAATAGCTGTGGAGAAACACCTCCCGAGTGGGTACTCAACCCCCAAATCTGCATCCTTTTCAAAACGTTCACAATAAAATGCCAAACTCTAGTCATCATTTTCAAATGGTCATTTAAACATTTGGGTTCGAACATTGAGGTGCAGACGTCCAGTTTTCTGACCTCATGTATATCATAAAACGaagacattcacactcacacatgacGAACTAAAAGGCATTTCTGCCAGGTCTCAATCCACTTAATGGCTCGCTAGTGTCTCCTTGCAATGTGAAATTTGTGAAATTTGACACAAACTGCATTTCCATCTTACTCATTTATAACGTGTGATGTTAAAATTTCGCTAGTAAGGATATTGTTAAGTAGGGAGAGAGTAGTTTATGTCTGAAAACTTTGCAGCAACACATGTATCACTGTTTTATTCAAAGTCTCTCTAATGAATGTAGACTGCTGCAGGCTGTTGCCATAAGGTGACTCTTCCACTCAATTCTCCTCAGTCCGAGGGATTGGACAACAAACTAAGGCCACATGGGTCCTATTCTGCAAAGAGCAACTCCAGCTGTACAGGATATGAGGGGAAATGTATAATAGGCCTTTTAAAAGTGCATCCCTCTCTGAATCTTACTCACAGGGGAACTGATAACAAGCATATGACATatctgtgctttgttttgtgCAAGCTATGGAAGAGGTAAAAGAGGTAGACTGATATTTATGTGTACATCAGTGGAAAGTATTTTATAGACGCCAGTAGAATCTACCAAAATTGAGTTCTTTTGAGTTTAATCGAAGCAGTAAAAGTCTAAGAGTATTCTGAACACCAGCTGGCCAGAAGACGTCCACTTTGTTTTAAATCCCTTCCTAGATAACACATTAATGGGAGATGAGTTAAGACAATTATCCTTTGTAATTCAAGCAGATTAAAGGCTAGTAGTGGGTAATGATTTCACTCAGGGATGTTTTGTAAAAGGCTGAGGGGAAGTCCAGACTGATGCTTGGCTTACCTTTGCTACTCTCTGCCTGTTTGTCATTGACATGTTCGACTGGGGAGGACTTTGTCTCTTTCTGTGAAAGTGGGAGAGAATTTCAGTCACTTTTACAGCAAAactaagttttattttttcaatttgtaaaagaagttttggtttttttaaatgtaccttGTCACTTCCATCTGTCTTCCGTGTCCTCTTCATGATCTCCTCCAGTCGCTACAAAAGGAagacaaaatgaataaataaaggaataaaACAGATAATACCCCACAAGGAACCAGATGCTAATAAGCAGACGTACATTTTCTGTGCACTGGTGGACAACAACGCAATGATACTGGCACTTGTGTTATATCATATTACCAGTAAAACATAGGCTTCATGCAACATctataaaaaatatttggtttgaCTTGATGAAAATTTGGCTACGCTTATTCGGCTGGACTAGACCACACACCTTGCCGAATTGTTTAGATAGAAGCTAAGGGTTCAACTTTCCCTTTTCATTAGTTCTTTAAAGCAGTCAGGTTATTAtgctcaaaataaactgaagcaCATCGGGTGGTGGGTTAGACTAATGAGGGTAAAAACGCTGTTGGTGTACTGAGCTGAAACAATAGTGAATACTgaacaacaggaaacacagaaagGGTAAGCGTGTGCTACACTGTGATATAGAGAACGCTGCATGGGTAATTTGTATGCACAGAGGTTTGAACAACATGAAAATTTTATTTGAGGACACAGCTAGCCTGGGACAGCTAGATCATAGCTGCAGCTGCCACTcataaaagtgagacatttttaaGATCCAAGATCATATATGGAGCGCTCACACGCTCACAGCTTTGGTATCTAGTTTGGCATCAAAATGTCTGTTTCAGGAGTAAAGAGTTGTTGTGCTGCTCGAGGTACCTATAAACACCTGTGCTGAGGTAATAAGACTGAGTCACTTAGGTTTGGTAGAGGACTGTAAAAGGAGTTTTGTGTAGTGcgactgcggtgcaagtctttGGGGCAGAGGACATGCTGTTCTTGTGGGCTAATTCCTGCCAACAGCAAAACTTCAGCTGGCGGAGCTAGGCCTGACACGCCTAGATAACAGCCTTTCACACATGGAGAGAAGAtgaggagagggaaagaaaggcTTAGATAGCCTGCAGAGGCACGATCTTATGTGTGTGATATACTTGAATATATGTTCACCAAAGGCCCAGGTATCAGTACACATGAGAAAGGATCCACACACAGATGACTGACACAGCTAGCTCGCTGTTATTAGTTTTATATATAGCTTAATGCTCATTCACATTGTAAGCCCTATTAAATCATGGCATGCAGACAGCCGATCCAGGATAAGCCAAAAAACATCATTCATCTTGTTTCAGGGATTCAACTTTCTGCGTTTGTCATGTAAAAAGGGCCGACCTCAGGATGAATGTATCTTGGAATATACCACCACCGGGGGAGGAGAGCTTTTGTAAACCGACTACAAAATTGATTTTGGCATTACTCTGTATCGTGCAAGAGAacattttcctcttttaaaTCAGCCACTGTTTGGAGATGCTGTATTTCGAAAGGAAAAGTTCAACTCCAAATCGAATGTACTTGCATGTAATGCTACTGATGCATTCAGATTGTTATGTCTTGTCATCAATATAAAGGAAAACGATGGCACATGCCTTGAGGTTTTCAAAGTGCCAACAAATGCGTTTTAAAAACTCAGTAGCAATGTCTCCTTCCAGAAATAATGACTTTTAAACATTGTTGTGAGCAATTTCAACTTCTTTTCATCGTCTGCATTTGGAAGGAAACCAAACATGCAGCACAGCTGAGTATGGACACCGTTAATGTTTTCATCTGGTCTTGCTGCCACTAGCATGAGACTGTTATCATAGGCACATGGACACTTTCTTCTGCAGAATGATATCTCAGTGGAGCTACGTGAAACTACTCACaagttgatttatttatttattagccaCTTTGTCATGATTGCTGTAAAGAGACAATCACTTCTGAGTTTCTCACATGTATTGCATATATTGAGCACCAAGCACGAGTGTTATTTAGTTCAGTTATATTCAAAAGAAGACAGACATTTTTACAATCTACTACACAATCCAGCTCCCACCAAAAATAGATAAACGGCACTACAGGACAGttagacaaaaaaacaactttggactttaaaaaaaaaaaattattccaaAAAAATCCAAGCTGggatatttttgcatttatgatCCTTTACAACCCATAAATATCCATTTCCTTTTTGGAATTCAGTTACTTGGCTGAAAGAAACAACATTGGCAGGACAGATGTATGGCCCTACCTTTTTCCTCTCCAGcctctcctgctcctccttctGGAAGTGTTTCTCCCTCTCCAGGCGCTGCTTCTCCGCCTCCTCCCGAGCTCTAGCCTCAGCCTCCTctttctgaaacacacacaagcaaaaatCCAACCACAACTTTAATGGCAgcagaagagggaaaaaacatcAGCCAAAATAACATGCCTTTTACGTAACAAGGGTGTGGTTGCTCCCTGCAATTATTGTCTACGACCACAAAAGGGATATTTTTCTGTACCTTTGAGCCAAAAGGATCTATTTTCAACATTTACAGCTTCATGGGGGCGATTCAAAGTGAAAGACAACACTTAAGTCTTTGCATAATTCTACTGAAACGTGTTTGACCACAAATGCCACTTCTATGACAAACCACAAGGGGGAGACAAAGCGCCCTGATCTGATAGCAACGTACATACTGCAGTGACACAATTAATCACGACCCCAGAATAATCGATCACTCTGATGAATGGCCACATTCTGTTTTCTGCTTATCAAGCTTCATTGTCATCTGGTTCTCAACAACCACTTCCGCAAACACAAGAAGAATCAATACTGTTCGGGCGGATTATCTGGCAGACTGAAAGGTTAAAGGGGCCACATTCAGTGTCGCTCCATGTTCACCAGATCAGATTAATATTTACCTTTAAAAGACAACAACATCCCAAAATAGGTGACTGGGTTTGTAGGATGAACATGATATCAGACAAGGTCAATGTGAGCAGCACCTGAAAGGGTCTCATTGTTTTCCGTGTACGTTTTGGCATGGTGGGAAGAGTGGAATGATGTGGCAATACAGTGAGTTATCAGCTAGTTATGACTGTTGTCCTGTTTTATGCTCGTCTAACTAACCAGACCTGATGAGTGACTACAAGACTCCTTTAAATACACTTGATACTCTTCTGGAAACCAGGGGCAGGTTGACAGCATACCTGTTTCTGCAGCCGTAAATTCTCCTCCTGCTCAGCTTTGGCCCTTTCCTGAGCCTCCTTCTCCTCTTGCAGCCTCTTCGCTTCAtccctcttcctctgctcctcagccATGGCCCGTGCCTCCTCCTCCCTGCGTTGTCTCTCCTCTGCTTCCCTCGCTAAGCGTTCCTCTCTCAGGATCCTGAAGTGTTTGAATACAAGGTTgagataagattttttttttagttaaccATAAAGTCTCTTGAGattaaaatctctttttcaaAGACATTTTATCTACAAAGTCGTCTGCCAAATGCTCCGAATGTCATAAACAATTTAAATTGATTTACTCGTAGTGTAAGCAGTGTGAACGAGAAAGGAAACAATTGGAATTAAGAGTGCCGAAAAAAGATCAAATCAGTTTCCAGGGAGTAAATAGTTACTTGCTGTGGTCAAAATCAAAAATGGTTACACATCTGGAGATAATGCAGAGTCATTCATCTTGAATATGCTTGGATAGTCCATCCAGCCCTTCATGATTTGCCTTACATGTAACCATTTACACAGAATTTGCCCAGAAAATAGCTAAATGTCCAGAGTGGGTTTATTCTGCTGCATAAACAACTACTACTCTATATCTACAGCTTCTTCCTCACAATGATAtgcaaaatgttgtttttgcccaagtattttttaatatttattcccACTTATAACCTTTTGTACAGGTTTTGGCATAGCTGACAAGAAAAGGAGAATATTACATAGTTCAAAAACTTCCCACAGCTTACAGGAGTTGCATAGTCACCGTTTTGTCTttgcatgcattttaaaaaccAGCTgacctctctttctcttcctgttCGCGGCGTTCCTGCTCTTCCCTCTCCCTCTGCTCTCGGGCCTGTCGGCGTTTCTCTGCCAGAATACGAGCCGCCTCTTCTGGGTCATTCGTGCCTGCCATGGGCTTAGCGGATGGAGAGGGTGCAGGTGACACTGCACGCACAGAGGGAGAGGAATTGGCTGGCTCGGGCAAGGAGGAAATGGCGCTGGCTGTGACTGGTGTGCCTGATGCATTGGCAGTAGCTGAGGATACAACAATGGCAGGAGCCACAGGGGAACCTAAAAGAAATAACAGTATTGTAAGCGGAGAGTCACAGAAATGTATTTGCTTTCATAAAGAGATGCctgttaattattattaaactgTAAACAACCACAGCCATTCACCCTACAAATGCAGTAATTATATATTTAAGACTGATTAGCACAGCCTCTTAGCTTTGTGCGAGAGAAGACCCCGACCACGATCTCTGTGTGGCTCATTCAGTGTGCGCCCTTTATTTCCATGACTAATTATGCTTGACGGTAATCTTTGACCACTGTTTCAATTTCActgcatgtgtttttctgttcagtCACAGGCAGAGGGAATCTCTTTGGGAAGACAATAAAAATAGAGAGAAGCTGTTCATAATTGAACTATGTCACCAGTCTgccacagggctaacacagagagacagagtctaCCATCCAAACTCACTTTGGACAAATCATTTCACTAACTGCTTGAATTGATTTGAAATTAATTATAGTCCTGTCTGAAGGACATGATTATCACTCCTTTTTGTactcactctttttttcttctggggTGGCTGGCCTATGGGGCTGTCTCACTCTCTCAAGAGGGGCAGGTGAAGAGGTCCGGTGGTCTATCCTGGCAGGGGTCCTGGCTCTTTTGGGCCGGGCCTTCGGGGTTGACGGGCTTCCGCGTGCTGACGGAGGCTTGGGGGAGGCAGCAGGGCTGGGAGAGGCAGTTCTGCCCTTGGGTGTGGCAGGGGACGCTGGCCGTTGTCTTGATAAAGGACTAGGactggaaaaaagtaaaaacaaaagctgaaggATGGAAAATTGTGTCAACAGTTCTCAGCGTTGTTCTCTCGTACCACATTATATATTTAGACCTGGcctgaaatgcttaaaatggcacatgtccttaagaaactcTGACATCGGCACAGGATCTCAGCAGTCAAAGCACTCAAACATTGCATCATGCCTTATAGTGCATTATCAGTTAGCATCCCAGCAATGCAGCACTTGGAGGAACAACATCCATTATGCTgaagattttttccccccttgagCCTCTGGCGCTGACTGCTCTGCCAAGCTCTTTGCTGCCTTTTTG
The DNA window shown above is from Astatotilapia calliptera chromosome 11, fAstCal1.2, whole genome shotgun sequence and carries:
- the map7d1a gene encoding MAP7 domain-containing protein 1a isoform X1, translating into MNKRTESEAIAPGMEGNILPAATSPCPVLNTNPVRPDPEGESSPLKTDNTERMDSPAKKDTDRRRTTPSKSDIISRSPASPASPALKSKRDAMKSEDRQKLAKERREEKAKYLEELSKLQAAKKTQWLEKEEKARQLREQQLEERRRKLEEQRIKAEKRRTALEERQKQKLEKNKERYQAAINRSTKKTWAEIRQQRWSWAGALSQNSSQKEGRCSVSTVNLPKHVDSVINKRLSKSSATLWNSPNRTRSLALSPWESSIVDRLMTPTLSFLARSRSAASVLTNGKDGHSPLCPRSASASPLTLCGHQPHHRCSDRWRVTSSSPDITQRQRRRSSTPMDKNKKEKKDKERENEMEKSAITKEKVLKKRQSLPSMRHRPDPSPSPLSRQRPASPATPKGRTASPSPAASPKPPSARGSPSTPKARPKRARTPARIDHRTSSPAPLERVRQPHRPATPEEKKSSPVAPAIVVSSATANASGTPVTASAISSLPEPANSSPSVRAVSPAPSPSAKPMAGTNDPEEAARILAEKRRQAREQREREEQERREQEEKERILREERLAREAEERQRREEEARAMAEEQRKRDEAKRLQEEKEAQERAKAEQEENLRLQKQKEEAEARAREEAEKQRLEREKHFQKEEQERLERKKRLEEIMKRTRKTDGSDKKETKSSPVEHVNDKQAESSKASADYQPTPEVGIPNNKTENGQADVKESLSIQAVNGVQATKLENGLSTKEDTVHLEDIIHLTNHGNSTNGALDKSETSMPTEPILSFESEESFMKKAGPMKPQHAAGTELQTALIYTSDNSANICNTNMEKTIYLTQSEMIHENINRIDEMMQGKKL